A stretch of Cellulosilyticum sp. I15G10I2 DNA encodes these proteins:
- a CDS encoding aminotransferase class IV: MQKNYIYINGQIIDEDLAAIQAKDQGLLFGYGVFETIRIYNGMPLMLMKHLERLTAALCIMEINIPSLPILEAEVTRFIHHIKLCNGVLRITVTKGFKEATILFTHRETGYDAESYKKGFSLKTSAIKRNATSPLSYLKTLNYMDSLIAKRESLRAGYDEALFINTDNRVSECSSSNIFFIHDQKLYTPAITCGLLNGIVRALILSDIVKELNLTVTEGEYVLDTLYQADEIFITNSVIQIMPIIKVDNQIIGNGLPGSTTKKIMEQYSKHIAKLLPN, from the coding sequence ATGCAAAAAAATTATATTTATATAAACGGGCAGATCATTGATGAAGATCTGGCTGCTATCCAAGCAAAGGATCAAGGGCTCTTATTTGGCTATGGCGTATTTGAAACAATACGTATTTACAATGGTATGCCACTTATGTTGATGAAGCATTTAGAAAGACTTACCGCTGCTTTATGCATCATGGAAATAAATATCCCGTCCCTACCTATTTTAGAAGCTGAAGTGACTAGATTTATACACCATATTAAGTTATGTAATGGTGTATTAAGAATTACTGTAACCAAAGGTTTTAAAGAAGCAACCATTCTGTTTACCCATCGTGAAACAGGCTATGATGCCGAAAGCTACAAGAAGGGTTTTTCCTTAAAAACTTCAGCCATCAAGCGTAATGCCACTTCACCCCTATCCTATCTTAAAACCCTTAATTACATGGATAGTCTTATTGCAAAAAGAGAATCCCTAAGAGCTGGCTATGATGAAGCGCTATTTATTAATACAGATAATAGGGTCAGTGAATGCAGTTCCAGTAATATTTTCTTTATCCACGACCAAAAATTATATACACCAGCTATTACGTGTGGCTTATTAAATGGCATAGTAAGAGCGCTGATCCTAAGTGATATTGTCAAAGAGCTTAACCTAACGGTGACAGAAGGTGAATACGTGCTTGATACCTTATATCAAGCTGATGAAATCTTTATCACTAACTCTGTCATTCAAATAATGCCCATCATAAAGGTTGATAATCAAATAATCGGAAATGGTTTGCCTGGAAGTACTACAAAAAAAATTATGGAGCAGTATTCAAAACATATAGCAAAATTGTTACCAAATTAA
- a CDS encoding dicarboxylate/amino acid:cation symporter, which produces MKKGKGLFKNLGSVIIIAMIIGIIVGAIMGDSAGIFRPIGDLFVQLIRMVVIPLVAVSIISGAASLGNGKSAGKIGISTFAFYLGTTAIAVILGLIAGEIFKPGVGISVDSINSMFSNEYVDQGALPTFWETLIGIVPANPIKAIVDGNILQILFFSLFLGFGISSLKEERKAYLVNFLDALNDALIFIILKIMYIAPIGVFALMADATGTFGFSILVLVLKLFIVYVVVLIIHTFGIYALALKFFSKISPLHFFKKIYKVQAVALSTSSSMATLGVNMETCEEELGVSKETASFVLPLGATINMDGNAIYYALAACFFAQLFGVPLGMPQYIAIIITATIGSIGQAGVPGPSLLVVAVLLAANIPVLGLPLLFGVDRLFDMLRTAVNVTGDATCAVIVDKFKD; this is translated from the coding sequence ATGAAAAAAGGCAAAGGGTTATTTAAAAACTTGGGGAGCGTTATAATTATAGCCATGATTATTGGTATAATTGTAGGCGCAATAATGGGTGATAGTGCAGGGATATTCAGACCCATTGGAGATTTATTTGTTCAACTCATTAGAATGGTTGTAATTCCACTTGTAGCAGTTTCCATAATAAGTGGTGCAGCATCACTCGGTAATGGGAAATCTGCAGGAAAAATTGGTATTTCTACCTTTGCATTCTATCTTGGTACAACAGCAATAGCAGTTATTTTAGGACTTATAGCAGGAGAAATATTTAAACCAGGTGTAGGGATTTCAGTAGATTCTATTAATTCAATGTTTTCTAATGAATATGTAGATCAAGGTGCTTTACCAACCTTCTGGGAAACTTTAATCGGTATCGTTCCAGCAAATCCAATTAAGGCAATAGTAGATGGCAATATTCTTCAAATTTTATTTTTCAGTTTATTCCTTGGATTTGGAATATCTTCATTGAAAGAAGAACGAAAGGCATACCTTGTTAACTTTTTAGATGCACTTAATGATGCACTTATATTTATCATTTTAAAAATTATGTACATAGCACCAATCGGGGTTTTTGCACTTATGGCTGATGCGACAGGTACTTTTGGATTTAGTATTTTAGTACTTGTATTAAAACTATTTATTGTTTATGTAGTAGTGCTTATTATTCATACATTTGGTATATATGCTTTAGCACTCAAATTCTTTTCAAAGATTTCACCACTTCATTTCTTTAAGAAAATTTATAAGGTGCAGGCAGTAGCGCTCTCAACATCTTCATCAATGGCAACACTAGGAGTTAATATGGAAACTTGTGAAGAAGAACTAGGCGTTTCAAAAGAAACAGCTTCTTTTGTACTGCCACTTGGCGCTACAATCAATATGGATGGTAATGCAATATATTATGCATTAGCAGCATGTTTCTTTGCACAGCTTTTTGGTGTTCCACTAGGTATGCCACAGTATATAGCGATCATTATTACTGCAACTATTGGTTCAATAGGTCAAGCTGGGGTTCCAGGTCCATCACTACTTGTTGTTGCGGTACTTCTTGCAGCTAATATTCCAGTTCTAGGTTTACCATTACTCTTCGGAGTTGATAGATTATTTGATATGTTAAGAACAGCAGTTAACGTTACAGGGGATGCAACTTGTGCTGTAATTGTAGATAAGTTCAAAGATTAA
- a CDS encoding ketopantoate reductase family protein, whose protein sequence is MEIKTVSIIGLGALGILFGNHLSKRMPKEDLRIIAEQDRISKYKGNHVYCNGERCHFNYITPEEACTPADLVIFAVKYNDLNKAIQAVSNQVGEKTIILSLLNGITSETLIGETYGAHKLLYCVAQGMDAVKVDNRLTYEHMGMICFGERVPGVISEKVTQVSDFFKRMAIPFEVETDMYKRLWGKFMLNVGVNQTVAVYETNYGGVQAAGKARDTMIAAMKEVVLLSEKEGIYLTQQDIDYWLKVLGTLSPKGKPSMRQDMEAKRCSEVELFAGEVLKLGQKHNVPTPVNQRLYDEIIRVESTY, encoded by the coding sequence GTGGAGATAAAGACAGTATCGATTATTGGATTAGGGGCACTTGGCATCTTGTTTGGCAATCATTTATCAAAGAGAATGCCAAAAGAAGATTTAAGAATTATTGCTGAACAAGATAGAATATCAAAATACAAAGGTAATCATGTGTACTGCAACGGTGAACGCTGCCATTTCAACTATATTACGCCGGAGGAGGCGTGTACTCCAGCTGACTTAGTTATTTTTGCAGTTAAATATAACGACTTAAATAAAGCGATTCAAGCTGTAAGCAATCAAGTAGGTGAAAAAACTATTATTTTATCTTTATTAAATGGAATAACTAGTGAAACACTGATTGGAGAAACTTATGGGGCTCATAAACTCTTATATTGCGTTGCACAAGGGATGGACGCAGTTAAAGTAGATAATAGGTTGACTTATGAACATATGGGAATGATCTGTTTTGGAGAACGCGTACCCGGGGTTATCTCAGAAAAAGTAACACAGGTTTCAGACTTTTTTAAAAGAATGGCAATACCCTTTGAGGTTGAAACGGATATGTATAAAAGATTATGGGGTAAGTTTATGCTAAATGTAGGAGTCAATCAAACAGTTGCTGTTTATGAAACGAACTATGGTGGTGTTCAAGCAGCTGGAAAAGCAAGGGACACGATGATTGCAGCAATGAAAGAAGTAGTTCTCTTATCTGAAAAAGAAGGGATCTATTTAACACAGCAGGATATAGATTATTGGCTTAAAGTTCTAGGTACATTAAGTCCTAAGGGGAAGCCGTCTATGCGCCAGGATATGGAAGCAAAGCGTTGTAGTGAAGTAGAACTCTTTGCGGGGGAGGTCTTAAAACTAGGCCAAAAGCATAATGTGCCAACACCTGTTAATCAAAGATTGTATGATGAAATTATAAGAGTAGAAAGTACATATTAA